One window of the Haloarcula halobia genome contains the following:
- a CDS encoding WD40/YVTN/BNR-like repeat-containing protein, producing MYVYGGLTDRVLVGDGTEWTDRLRGRTVECVAADAAAPERAFVGTVEAGLQRTADGGETWTAALEAGDRVTGVTVSPHDPEVVWAGTEPSAVYRSTDGGRSWTGREGLTELPSAPRWSFPPRPHTHHVRWMAVAPDDPEQLYVAIEAGAFVRSPDGGATWVDHPDGARRDNHTLATHPDAPDRVYTAAGDGYARSDDRGETWTAPQTGLDHQYVWSVAVHPEDPDVVVVAAASGPYAAHSTTGESYLYRRTGGAWTRSMAGLPAPDGLARAVLATDDEAFYALTNHGLFRSADGREWDAVGPWRDASDQVPRGLAVV from the coding sequence ATGTACGTCTACGGCGGACTCACGGACCGCGTGCTGGTCGGCGACGGCACGGAGTGGACCGACCGGCTCCGGGGCCGGACCGTCGAGTGCGTCGCGGCCGACGCGGCGGCCCCCGAACGGGCGTTCGTCGGCACCGTCGAGGCGGGCCTCCAGCGGACGGCGGACGGCGGCGAGACGTGGACCGCTGCGCTCGAGGCCGGCGACCGGGTCACTGGCGTCACCGTCAGTCCCCACGACCCCGAGGTGGTGTGGGCGGGGACCGAACCCAGCGCGGTCTACCGGTCGACGGACGGCGGCAGGTCCTGGACCGGGCGCGAGGGGCTGACAGAGCTGCCGTCGGCCCCGCGCTGGTCGTTCCCGCCCCGCCCCCACACGCATCACGTCCGCTGGATGGCGGTCGCCCCGGACGACCCCGAGCAGCTGTACGTCGCCATCGAGGCCGGGGCGTTCGTCCGCTCTCCCGACGGCGGTGCGACGTGGGTCGACCACCCCGACGGCGCCCGGCGGGACAACCACACGCTCGCGACCCACCCTGACGCCCCCGACCGGGTCTACACCGCCGCGGGCGACGGCTACGCGCGCTCGGACGACCGTGGCGAGACGTGGACGGCCCCGCAGACGGGGCTGGACCACCAGTACGTCTGGAGCGTCGCCGTCCACCCCGAGGACCCGGACGTGGTCGTCGTCGCCGCCGCGAGCGGTCCGTACGCGGCCCACAGCACGACCGGCGAGAGTTACCTCTACCGCCGGACGGGCGGGGCGTGGACGCGGTCGATGGCGGGCCTGCCCGCCCCCGACGGACTCGCCCGGGCGGTGCTCGCGACCGACGACGAGGCCTTCTACGCGCTCACCAACCACGGCCTCTTCCGGTCGGCCGACGGCCGCGAGTGGGACGCGGTTGGCCCCTGGCGAGACGCCTCCGACCAGGTGCCCCGGGGACTGGCAGTCGTCTAG
- a CDS encoding sugar kinase — protein sequence MTLVTVGETALRFSPPAGHRFETADEVTLHTDGMASTAAATAHRLGGDAVWVSKLPDSPLGRRVVAELHEHGLETDVVWADPAGGRQGLSFHEDAAPPRETRLLQDRHGAAMATLTPGELPMDRLRAADALFVAGSMAALSETAADTAGALLRAMPGTTALDLDFHPGLWTTERAFETLSGLFDAVDVLFAGESQAEALFDTNGRPREMAHAIAADYGFETVVLTRNEYGAVAFHDNVIHERDAVETEPVDDTGQHAAFVGAVLERLVADVPLDEALSHGVAAAALTRTMPGALTPIEPTEVERLVAAQSDDRP from the coding sequence ATGACACTCGTCACGGTCGGCGAGACGGCCCTCCGCTTCTCGCCACCGGCCGGTCACAGATTCGAAACCGCCGACGAGGTGACCCTCCACACGGACGGGATGGCCAGCACCGCCGCCGCCACCGCCCACCGCCTCGGTGGCGACGCCGTCTGGGTCTCGAAGCTCCCCGACTCGCCGCTCGGGCGCCGCGTCGTCGCCGAACTCCACGAACACGGGCTGGAGACGGACGTCGTCTGGGCCGACCCGGCGGGCGGCCGTCAGGGCCTGTCCTTCCACGAGGACGCCGCGCCCCCGCGGGAGACCCGCCTCCTCCAGGACCGGCACGGCGCCGCCATGGCGACGCTCACACCCGGCGAGCTCCCGATGGACCGCCTCCGGGCCGCCGACGCGCTGTTCGTCGCCGGGTCGATGGCCGCGCTGTCAGAGACGGCCGCCGACACGGCGGGCGCCTTGCTGCGGGCCATGCCGGGAACGACGGCGCTGGACCTGGACTTTCACCCCGGACTGTGGACCACAGAACGGGCCTTCGAGACGCTGTCCGGCCTCTTCGACGCCGTCGACGTCCTCTTTGCGGGCGAGAGCCAGGCCGAGGCCCTGTTCGATACGAACGGCCGCCCGCGCGAGATGGCCCACGCCATCGCCGCGGACTACGGCTTCGAGACGGTGGTCCTGACGCGAAACGAGTACGGTGCCGTCGCCTTCCACGACAACGTCATCCACGAACGGGACGCTGTCGAGACGGAGCCGGTCGACGACACCGGCCAGCACGCTGCCTTCGTGGGCGCCGTCCTCGAACGCCTCGTCGCGGACGTCCCGCTCGACGAGGCCCTGTCCCACGGCGTCGCGGCCGCCGCGCTCACGCGGACGATGCCGGGGGCGCTGACGCCGATAGAGCCCACCGAGGTGGAGCGACTCGTCGCGGCCCAGTCCGACGACCGCCCCTGA
- a CDS encoding geranylgeranyl reductase family protein — MHDVVVVGAGPAGSRYARRAAQRGLDVLVFEQGTVGEPLACSGHVSTDIWEYTEDARDELFQNAISGARFHTGGPGSADHPFYRDEVISNVIDRVGLDRHLADLAREAGADVREGHTVVGVSEDRDGVRVKVRGPDGVETHRAKLVAGCDGPKSRVRRELDMPDPGELLHGVLGFTDEVDDGDFVDVHLTVPRFFAWRIPRGEAGVEYGLAVPPGDDARGRFEAFCAGYGVETDHRCSGLIPVGPPRRVTGRRSFLVGDAAAQTKPFTGGGILYGMTAADHAAREIDPDDPGTLGDYERAWRADLRSEIRLGHAVRAGYSMPEPVQKLGMRAFEGEIGVHMDRPTTLFSREQLRALLTRP; from the coding sequence ATGCACGACGTCGTCGTGGTCGGGGCCGGACCGGCCGGGTCGCGCTACGCCCGCCGGGCCGCCCAGCGAGGGCTCGACGTGCTCGTCTTCGAACAGGGGACGGTGGGCGAGCCGCTGGCCTGTTCGGGCCACGTCAGCACCGACATCTGGGAGTACACCGAGGACGCCCGCGACGAGCTGTTCCAGAACGCGATCTCGGGCGCGCGGTTCCACACCGGCGGACCGGGCAGCGCCGACCACCCGTTCTACCGGGACGAGGTCATCTCGAACGTCATCGACCGCGTCGGCCTGGACCGCCACCTGGCGGACCTGGCGCGGGAAGCCGGCGCGGACGTCCGCGAAGGCCACACCGTCGTCGGGGTCAGCGAGGACCGCGACGGCGTCCGCGTCAAGGTTCGCGGCCCGGACGGCGTCGAGACCCACCGGGCGAAGCTGGTCGCCGGCTGTGACGGTCCCAAGAGCCGCGTCCGGCGGGAACTGGACATGCCCGACCCCGGCGAACTGCTCCACGGCGTGCTCGGGTTCACCGACGAGGTCGACGACGGCGACTTCGTCGACGTCCACCTCACCGTCCCGCGCTTTTTCGCCTGGCGCATCCCGCGCGGCGAGGCGGGCGTCGAGTACGGCCTCGCCGTGCCGCCGGGCGACGACGCCCGCGGTCGTTTCGAGGCGTTCTGTGCGGGCTACGGCGTCGAGACGGACCACCGCTGCTCGGGCCTCATCCCCGTCGGCCCGCCCAGGCGAGTCACCGGCCGCCGGTCGTTCCTCGTCGGGGACGCCGCCGCCCAGACCAAACCGTTCACCGGCGGCGGCATCCTCTATGGCATGACCGCGGCGGACCACGCGGCCCGCGAGATCGACCCCGACGACCCGGGGACGCTGGGCGACTACGAGCGGGCGTGGCGGGCGGACCTCCGCTCGGAGATTCGCCTGGGGCATGCCGTTCGCGCCGGCTACTCGATGCCCGAACCGGTCCAGAAACTCGGCATGCGCGCCTTCGAGGGGGAAATCGGGGTCCACATGGACCGGCCGACGACGCTGTTCTCGCGCGAGCAGCTGCGGGCGCTGCTCACGCGGCCCTGA
- a CDS encoding S9 family peptidase has translation MTLLDGGDSLEALAELPTIAHPTASPDGEAVALYYDGTGRNELHVVDVETGTLTQWSDGEVPGDPRWHVEWSADGDRVFFHRDEAGDEQNDVYAIDAEGRVEPVVRMDGQVTVEDVGADGRTLLLGGTRDGQRNLYCHDLRTGETTKLTEYERPVRNAELSPDCEHVAYATNETADFENLDVYVAAADGSDPRVLPIGETGAETVPVDWGPGGNRLLVADNSADLMRSAVYDLETGGVHWFGSGYEEEPHCFLPDGERVVALRTREATTLPVVYDVGGRGEEPVYLPEGVSSFGRTATLGDDRLLLTHTTPTQRPEVLVYDLATKEASTVLGAEYGPFSPSDFAEAEYVTVESDGVPATRQAAVEHEPAASLEIGALLYDSGARPSPLVVTPHGGPRTMNTKAFDRYAQFLVQQGYSVLQVNYRGSSGRGRSFVRELYDDRGGAEQGDVATVTEHVVAERIWIDPDRVAVFGASYGGDSTYWQLVQYPDLYDAGVAWTGLTDRPRMYETTMPHYRTELLEKTLETPADTPDQYRERSPVDYVSNLSAPLLVLHDVTDRGVPGSQARRFRRALDTYGYTEAEEGDYEYVELGGESHVPSDVEQKKRRFRLLADFLDRRL, from the coding sequence ATGACATTACTCGACGGTGGAGACTCGCTCGAGGCGCTGGCCGAGCTCCCGACCATCGCTCATCCCACCGCGTCGCCCGACGGCGAGGCCGTCGCCCTGTACTACGACGGGACCGGGCGCAACGAACTCCACGTCGTCGACGTCGAGACGGGCACACTGACCCAGTGGAGCGACGGCGAGGTACCCGGGGACCCACGCTGGCACGTCGAGTGGAGCGCCGACGGCGACCGGGTGTTCTTCCACCGCGACGAGGCCGGCGACGAGCAAAACGACGTCTACGCCATCGACGCCGAGGGCCGCGTCGAACCGGTGGTCCGGATGGACGGCCAGGTGACCGTCGAGGACGTCGGCGCGGACGGGCGGACGCTCCTCCTGGGCGGGACCCGCGACGGCCAGCGGAACCTCTACTGCCACGACCTGCGGACCGGCGAGACGACGAAACTCACTGAGTACGAACGGCCCGTCCGGAATGCGGAACTCTCCCCGGACTGCGAGCACGTCGCCTACGCAACCAACGAGACGGCGGACTTCGAGAACCTCGACGTCTACGTCGCCGCGGCCGACGGGTCGGACCCGCGGGTCCTGCCCATCGGCGAGACGGGCGCGGAGACGGTGCCCGTCGACTGGGGGCCCGGGGGCAATCGTCTGCTCGTCGCGGACAACAGCGCCGACCTGATGCGGAGCGCCGTCTACGACCTCGAGACGGGCGGCGTTCACTGGTTCGGCAGTGGGTACGAGGAGGAGCCACACTGTTTTCTGCCAGACGGCGAGCGAGTCGTCGCGCTCCGGACCCGCGAAGCGACGACGCTGCCGGTCGTCTACGACGTCGGGGGACGCGGCGAGGAGCCGGTCTACCTGCCGGAGGGGGTCAGTTCGTTCGGGCGAACCGCCACCCTGGGCGACGACCGTCTCCTGTTGACCCACACGACGCCGACACAGCGGCCGGAGGTCCTCGTCTACGACCTCGCCACCAAGGAGGCCTCGACGGTACTGGGCGCGGAGTACGGTCCGTTCAGCCCGTCTGATTTCGCCGAGGCGGAGTACGTCACCGTCGAGTCCGACGGCGTCCCGGCGACGCGCCAGGCGGCCGTCGAACACGAACCGGCCGCGTCCCTGGAGATCGGGGCGCTACTGTACGACTCGGGGGCGCGGCCGTCGCCGCTCGTCGTCACCCCCCACGGCGGGCCGCGGACGATGAACACGAAGGCGTTCGACCGGTACGCACAGTTCCTCGTCCAGCAGGGTTACAGCGTTCTCCAGGTGAACTACCGCGGGTCGTCCGGTCGCGGCCGGTCGTTCGTCCGCGAGCTGTACGACGATCGGGGCGGGGCCGAACAGGGCGACGTGGCGACGGTGACCGAACACGTCGTCGCGGAGCGCATCTGGATCGACCCCGACCGCGTCGCCGTCTTCGGCGCGTCCTACGGCGGGGACTCGACGTACTGGCAGCTGGTCCAGTACCCGGACCTCTACGACGCGGGGGTCGCCTGGACCGGGCTGACCGACCGGCCGCGTATGTACGAGACGACGATGCCACACTACCGGACGGAACTGCTGGAGAAGACCCTCGAGACGCCCGCGGACACCCCCGACCAGTACCGGGAGCGCTCGCCGGTCGACTACGTCAGCAACCTCTCGGCCCCGCTGTTGGTGCTCCACGACGTCACCGACCGGGGCGTCCCGGGCTCGCAGGCCCGCCGGTTCCGCCGGGCACTCGACACCTACGGCTACACGGAGGCCGAGGAGGGCGACTACGAGTACGTCGAACTCGGCGGGGAGAGTCACGTCCCCTCGGACGTCGAACAGAAGAAACGCCGCTTTCGCCTGCTCGCGGACTTCCTCGACCGGCGGCTCTGA
- a CDS encoding DUF5518 domain-containing protein, with amino-acid sequence MSPTDPSTRTTRAVWTYALVGGLVSLPVTAAAYWQTGTELSLNVVFLGGLLAGTLARRQGLSGTRTGFRAGLVGSLPALWMGADLGGFVAGLAEPAWFRAVQVVVLVVLVAALFGLGALLGSLGGRLGAWFVERFGGRRPSTAGR; translated from the coding sequence ATGTCCCCGACCGACCCCTCCACCCGGACCACACGCGCCGTCTGGACGTACGCGCTCGTCGGCGGCCTCGTCTCGCTCCCGGTCACGGCGGCCGCCTACTGGCAGACCGGCACCGAACTGAGCCTCAACGTCGTGTTTCTCGGCGGCCTGCTGGCCGGCACACTCGCCCGGCGGCAGGGGCTCTCTGGCACTCGGACCGGGTTCCGGGCCGGCCTGGTCGGCTCGCTGCCCGCGCTCTGGATGGGGGCCGACCTGGGCGGCTTCGTCGCCGGCCTCGCCGAACCGGCGTGGTTTCGCGCGGTGCAGGTCGTCGTTCTGGTCGTCCTCGTCGCGGCACTGTTCGGGCTGGGTGCGCTGCTTGGCTCGCTCGGCGGCCGTCTCGGCGCCTGGTTCGTCGAACGGTTCGGCGGCCGTCGGCCGTCGACCGCCGGGCGCTGA
- a CDS encoding aminomethyltransferase family protein: MTVLEAVHEAHNATFREVGGRRVVDNYGRPERTHRAVRNVVGVCEFGYGVVVVTGEDRVEYVDNAVSNRVPDADGQGTYALLLDPQGRVETDMYVYNAGERLLVFTPPQTAESLAEAWAEKTFIQDVAFEVATDDFATFGVHGPKSTEKIASVLHQAASPEAPLTFDRGELGDAGVTVVRTDNLAGEESYDVICRADDAERVFDTLVNRGLNAVPFGYTTWETLTLEAGTPLFDTEIEGALPNDLGLRNALDFEKGCYVGQEVVSRVENRGHPSTRLAGLAVEALPEPGAAVFAGDEHVGEVTRAVDSPMRAAPIAMATLDWDLPADALTVRVDDDPVGAQRVSLPFVEGSATSARLPTYE; this comes from the coding sequence ATGACCGTTCTCGAGGCTGTCCACGAGGCTCACAACGCGACGTTCCGCGAGGTGGGGGGTCGGCGCGTCGTCGACAACTACGGCCGCCCCGAGCGGACCCACCGCGCAGTTCGGAACGTCGTCGGCGTCTGCGAGTTCGGCTACGGCGTCGTCGTCGTCACTGGCGAGGACCGGGTCGAGTACGTCGACAACGCCGTCTCGAACCGCGTCCCCGACGCCGACGGACAGGGGACCTACGCGCTCTTGCTCGACCCACAGGGCCGGGTCGAGACCGACATGTACGTCTACAACGCCGGCGAGCGTCTACTGGTCTTCACCCCGCCACAGACGGCCGAGTCCCTGGCCGAGGCGTGGGCCGAGAAGACGTTCATCCAGGACGTCGCGTTCGAGGTCGCGACCGACGACTTCGCCACCTTCGGCGTCCACGGGCCGAAGTCAACCGAGAAGATCGCGAGCGTGCTCCACCAGGCGGCCTCGCCCGAGGCGCCGCTCACGTTCGACCGGGGCGAACTGGGCGACGCGGGCGTGACCGTCGTCCGGACCGACAACCTCGCCGGCGAGGAGAGCTACGACGTCATCTGTCGCGCCGACGACGCCGAGCGGGTGTTCGACACGCTCGTCAACCGCGGGCTCAACGCCGTCCCGTTCGGGTACACGACCTGGGAGACGCTGACGCTGGAGGCGGGGACGCCGCTGTTCGACACCGAGATCGAGGGGGCCCTCCCGAACGACCTGGGCCTGCGCAACGCGCTTGACTTCGAGAAGGGGTGTTACGTCGGCCAGGAAGTCGTCTCCCGGGTCGAGAACCGCGGGCACCCGAGCACGCGACTCGCCGGCCTGGCCGTCGAGGCCCTGCCCGAACCGGGCGCGGCCGTCTTCGCCGGCGACGAGCACGTCGGCGAGGTGACTCGCGCCGTCGACAGTCCGATGCGCGCGGCCCCCATCGCCATGGCGACCCTGGACTGGGATTTGCCCGCGGACGCGCTGACCGTCCGCGTCGACGACGACCCGGTCGGGGCCCAGCGGGTGTCCCTGCCCTTCGTCGAGGGCTCTGCGACGTCGGCGCGACTGCCGACCTACGAGTAA
- a CDS encoding PGF-CTERM sorting domain-containing protein, which translates to MLKNRSRAATLLVLFLVVAGSTVVLSGAATAQSQVTLTVTVVDQDGDPLSNMDISARWDGGGPVNETTSANGQALVDVPEGADVRISVHDDEYVRNVPLTVEDASTRSVDVDVSPAATATVSVVGTDDSPVEDAHVRLYTDGNYVTDQRTGSDGTVTTAPIEEGTYTVIATKAGYFRNTTRSTFVGENETSLTLTEGSVLVTFSVVDDHFDPAEPMRGARIRVGDVGSIQTLSDGGATISVPVNDRYDVRITKDGYQTYEQRLAIQESETTVNVSISRTPRIDLTSANERVVVDESVRLMVTDEYGEAVPNATVRRGEEVVGTTDADGEITATVPTAGNVTFSAENGSLTATVTVEGVQSGGGTESPTETATPTATDQPTTDSTGIAGPGFTPVAALVAVALAAAFLARRR; encoded by the coding sequence ATGCTCAAGAATCGGAGTCGAGCCGCGACACTGCTCGTCCTCTTTCTGGTCGTGGCCGGCAGTACGGTGGTGCTGTCGGGGGCCGCGACGGCACAGTCACAGGTGACGCTTACGGTCACCGTCGTCGATCAGGACGGCGACCCGCTGAGCAACATGGACATCTCGGCGCGGTGGGACGGCGGCGGCCCGGTCAACGAGACGACCAGTGCCAACGGCCAGGCGCTCGTCGACGTCCCCGAGGGCGCTGACGTCCGGATATCCGTCCACGACGACGAGTACGTCCGCAACGTCCCGCTGACCGTCGAGGACGCCTCGACCCGCAGCGTCGACGTCGACGTCTCGCCCGCGGCCACCGCGACGGTGTCCGTCGTCGGGACCGACGACAGCCCCGTCGAGGACGCCCACGTCCGGCTGTACACCGACGGGAACTACGTGACCGACCAGCGCACCGGCAGCGACGGGACGGTCACCACCGCGCCTATCGAGGAGGGAACCTACACCGTCATCGCGACCAAGGCGGGGTACTTCCGGAACACGACCCGCTCCACCTTCGTCGGCGAGAACGAGACGTCGCTCACGCTGACCGAGGGGTCGGTCCTCGTCACGTTCTCAGTGGTCGACGACCACTTCGACCCGGCCGAACCGATGCGCGGGGCACGGATACGCGTCGGCGACGTGGGCTCCATCCAGACCCTCTCGGACGGCGGGGCGACGATCTCGGTACCGGTCAACGACCGCTACGACGTCCGGATCACCAAGGACGGCTACCAGACATACGAACAGCGTCTCGCCATCCAGGAGTCCGAGACGACGGTCAACGTTTCCATCTCGCGGACGCCCCGCATCGACCTGACGTCGGCCAACGAACGCGTGGTGGTCGACGAGTCGGTCCGCCTGATGGTCACCGACGAGTACGGTGAGGCGGTGCCCAACGCGACGGTCCGCCGGGGCGAGGAGGTGGTCGGCACTACCGACGCGGACGGCGAGATAACCGCCACCGTCCCGACGGCCGGGAACGTGACCTTCTCCGCCGAGAACGGGTCGCTGACGGCGACCGTCACCGTCGAGGGTGTCCAGTCCGGCGGCGGGACGGAGTCGCCGACCGAGACGGCCACACCGACGGCCACCGACCAGCCCACGACGGACTCGACGGGCATAGCGGGCCCCGGATTCACCCCCGTCGCCGCGCTGGTCGCAGTGGCCCTCGCGGCGGCCTTCCTGGCACGGCGCCGCTAA